A section of the Elizabethkingia anophelis R26 genome encodes:
- a CDS encoding TonB-dependent receptor plug domain-containing protein: MNTNHKKSMALGVVCFLAGNFCIYAQEKDTLKSKTIEEVKITIGSRNKARVATDTPVPIDVINIGQQSVLSPQTDLTQILNYAAPSFTSNSSTVADGTDHIDPAQLRGLGPDQVLVLLNGKRRHTSSLVNINGTPGRGSVGTDLNAIPSFAIERVEVLRDGASAQYGSDAIAGVINVVMKKNTNQLTAAITAGAFNSKGSNDHQKGWDGDKYQLDLNYGTKIGSNGFINFTGSLMSRGDTRRANAATGTIFNAYNAIEQRALQNGVNINSLFSNISNTPNSQRIIDYIHQYAGNVGYFTSAQQSAIQSANTISALQSALNFDVTENELAYRGLTRNDFNMRIGQSKLKSGQLFVNSEFDITSGIRGYAFGGYSYRDGNAAGFFRRPNQSRTLTSVFPNGFLPEIASAVTDISFAAGFKGKIGKVNYDISNTFGQNTFDYTIKNTTNSTMSFSDKTEFKAGSLGFSQNTINADFDTKFNWLKGFNLAFGAEARFENFKITQGEESSWASYDINGNLVTPKTNASLKPTDFYGNSRPGGAQVFPGFRPENALNKGRRSVAAYVDSELDITDKWLLSAALRFENYSDFGSTFNYKIATRYKITDNLNFRAAHSTGFRAPSLQQIYFNSTSTQFVGGVPYEVGTFSNDSEAAKILGIPSLKQEESKSFSVGFTAKIPQANLTFTVDGYYIRINDRVVLTDQFSKPSAPGTPGSNQEKLYNAFEQAGANAATFFANAINTQTKGIEAVISHKARFGAKTMLNSDFALMVAKTNRIGDIKGSDILVNAGQINRYYSETSRVYLEEAIPRLKMSLNNTLDLGNLSFLMRNVYFGKVTDPNTVDVNGDGLIQAQVINGQAVETEHPVWGGRVVTDLSVGYKFNKSIRLTVGANNIFDVYPDLNYGPVNAKRPSGVDANGNITYPATPATIDLSNQNQFVYSRNVSQFGMNGRFLFARINLTF; encoded by the coding sequence ATGAACACAAATCACAAAAAAAGTATGGCCCTGGGGGTCGTATGCTTTCTCGCCGGAAACTTCTGTATTTATGCACAAGAGAAGGACACGTTGAAAAGTAAAACAATTGAGGAAGTAAAAATTACAATTGGCTCCCGAAACAAAGCCAGAGTTGCTACCGATACACCTGTTCCTATTGATGTTATTAATATTGGCCAGCAATCGGTTTTAAGTCCGCAAACAGATTTAACACAGATCCTGAATTATGCAGCACCCTCCTTCACTTCTAATTCTTCCACAGTTGCAGACGGAACTGACCACATCGACCCTGCTCAGCTCAGAGGTCTAGGACCAGATCAGGTATTGGTATTGTTAAATGGTAAAAGGCGGCATACCTCATCACTGGTGAACATCAACGGTACTCCCGGAAGAGGCTCTGTAGGTACTGACCTTAACGCCATCCCTTCTTTTGCTATTGAAAGAGTTGAAGTACTGAGAGACGGTGCATCTGCACAATATGGCTCCGATGCAATTGCCGGAGTTATCAATGTGGTGATGAAGAAAAACACAAATCAGCTTACAGCAGCTATTACCGCCGGCGCATTCAATTCCAAAGGATCTAACGACCACCAGAAAGGATGGGATGGAGATAAATACCAGCTAGACCTGAACTATGGAACAAAAATAGGTTCCAATGGCTTTATCAACTTTACAGGATCATTAATGAGTCGTGGTGATACCAGAAGAGCGAATGCTGCCACCGGAACTATTTTTAATGCCTATAACGCTATTGAACAGAGGGCTTTGCAAAATGGAGTCAATATCAATTCTCTTTTTTCAAATATCAGCAATACACCAAATTCCCAGCGTATTATTGATTACATACACCAGTATGCAGGAAATGTAGGTTATTTCACCAGTGCACAGCAATCTGCTATCCAGTCAGCTAATACTATTTCAGCATTACAATCAGCTCTTAATTTTGATGTCACCGAAAACGAACTGGCCTACAGAGGGCTGACAAGAAATGACTTCAATATGAGAATCGGGCAATCTAAACTGAAAAGTGGTCAGCTATTCGTCAATTCCGAATTCGACATTACTTCCGGTATAAGAGGTTATGCATTCGGAGGTTATTCGTACAGAGACGGCAATGCTGCTGGTTTTTTCAGAAGACCCAACCAAAGCCGGACGCTTACTTCTGTTTTTCCTAACGGATTCTTACCAGAGATTGCATCTGCAGTTACCGATATCTCTTTTGCTGCGGGCTTTAAAGGAAAAATAGGCAAAGTAAACTATGATATAAGTAATACTTTTGGACAAAATACATTTGATTATACGATTAAAAATACGACCAATTCTACCATGTCTTTCTCGGACAAAACAGAGTTTAAAGCCGGATCATTAGGCTTCTCCCAGAACACTATTAATGCTGATTTCGATACCAAGTTCAATTGGCTGAAAGGTTTTAATCTCGCATTTGGTGCAGAAGCCCGGTTTGAGAATTTTAAAATAACACAAGGTGAGGAGTCTTCATGGGCGAGTTATGATATCAACGGCAATCTGGTAACGCCTAAAACTAATGCTTCTTTAAAGCCAACAGATTTTTACGGCAATAGCAGACCTGGTGGTGCACAGGTATTTCCGGGATTTCGCCCGGAAAATGCTTTGAATAAAGGCAGACGATCAGTCGCTGCTTATGTAGACTCAGAATTGGATATTACAGACAAATGGTTGCTGAGTGCTGCATTAAGATTTGAAAATTATTCGGACTTTGGCTCTACCTTTAATTATAAAATTGCAACACGTTACAAAATAACAGATAATCTGAATTTCAGGGCAGCTCATTCTACCGGATTCCGTGCACCTTCCTTACAACAGATTTATTTTAACTCTACTTCTACTCAGTTTGTTGGCGGTGTTCCCTATGAAGTGGGAACTTTCTCTAACGATTCTGAAGCAGCCAAAATTCTCGGAATCCCGTCTCTGAAGCAAGAGGAATCTAAAAGTTTCTCTGTAGGATTTACGGCTAAAATTCCACAAGCCAATCTTACCTTCACCGTAGATGGTTATTACATTCGCATTAATGACAGAGTCGTTCTTACGGATCAGTTCTCCAAACCGTCGGCACCTGGTACCCCCGGATCTAATCAGGAAAAACTTTACAATGCTTTTGAACAGGCAGGTGCTAATGCAGCAACATTCTTTGCCAATGCTATTAATACCCAAACCAAAGGAATTGAGGCTGTAATTTCGCATAAAGCGAGGTTTGGAGCCAAAACAATGCTTAATTCGGATTTTGCTTTGATGGTTGCCAAAACAAACAGAATCGGTGACATTAAAGGTTCGGATATATTAGTTAACGCCGGACAAATCAACAGATATTATTCCGAAACCAGCAGGGTCTATCTGGAAGAGGCTATTCCAAGGTTGAAGATGTCCCTGAACAATACTTTAGATTTAGGAAATCTTAGCTTCCTGATGCGAAATGTTTACTTTGGAAAAGTAACAGATCCTAACACTGTTGATGTTAACGGCGATGGTTTAATTCAGGCTCAGGTAATTAACGGACAAGCTGTAGAAACAGAACATCCTGTATGGGGAGGTAGGGTTGTAACAGATTTATCTGTTGGTTATAAATTCAATAAATCTATAAGGCTGACAGTAGGTGCTAATAATATTTTCGATGTTTATCCGGATCTTAACTATGGTCCTGTAAATGCAAAAAGACCGTCTGGTGTTGATGCTAACGGAAATATTACTTATCCGGCAACGCCTGCAACAATTGATCTTTCCAATCAGAATCAGTTTGTATACTCCAGAAATGTCTCTCAGTTTGGTATGAACGGAAGGTTCCTTTTTGCAAGGATTAATTTGACTTTTTAA
- a CDS encoding bacteriocin-like protein has translation MKNLKKITRNELKSVLGGQPGFVELGGGGSGPRCPKYMHMEESVAYCDPEVNPSDDCKPKCVND, from the coding sequence ATGAAAAATCTAAAAAAGATTACAAGAAATGAACTTAAATCTGTTTTGGGCGGTCAGCCTGGGTTCGTAGAGCTTGGAGGAGGAGGCAGCGGTCCAAGATGCCCTAAATATATGCACATGGAAGAAAGTGTAGCTTATTGTGATCCTGAAGTAAATCCAAGTGATGACTGTAAGCCTAAATGTGTAAATGATTAA
- a CDS encoding serine hydrolase, with amino-acid sequence MTKYALFFISAGIGIFNALHAQADQNSKLYKAIMAKDSLLFSVGFNTCNLEQTERLLKEPFEFYHDKTGLADKKKFLTDLRNNLCSTPETFRARRALVNESTTIYPLYKDGRLYGAVQNGDHWFYTTINKEPERLAGAAKFTHLWLLENGDWKLSRSLSFDHQPKENINQGSVFENDQTFESWLKENKIPVLGLGIIEEGALKQVKVFGEIKKGISAPYNTYFNVASLTKPVTAMVALRLVSLGKLKLDEPLDQYWTDSDIANDSRRKMLTTRIVLSHQTGFPNWRWNNKDKKLNFEFDPGTKYQYSGEGMEYLRKALEHKFGKPLQVLASELIFQPLGMKDTDYIWNKNFDESRFAIGYDKEVKPYLTEKRTTANAADDLITTVEDYGNFLVNVLKGSNLKSEVYQEMIKKQVKTGTDKYFGLGFEIYDLGNGEFALSHGGSDNGTRCLVFILPKTKNGILIFTNADQGYKVYEKLILQYLGKQGRKIVDIEMKK; translated from the coding sequence ATGACAAAATATGCCCTTTTTTTTATTTCTGCCGGTATCGGAATTTTTAATGCCCTTCATGCGCAGGCAGATCAGAATAGTAAATTATATAAAGCTATTATGGCTAAAGACAGCCTGCTTTTTTCGGTGGGATTTAATACGTGTAATTTAGAACAGACAGAACGTCTGCTAAAGGAACCTTTTGAGTTTTATCATGATAAAACCGGCCTTGCAGATAAAAAGAAATTTTTAACAGATCTTAGAAATAACTTGTGCAGTACGCCGGAAACATTTCGCGCAAGACGTGCTCTGGTTAATGAAAGTACGACTATTTATCCGTTGTATAAAGACGGAAGATTGTATGGGGCTGTTCAGAATGGTGACCATTGGTTTTACACAACAATAAACAAAGAGCCCGAAAGACTAGCGGGAGCAGCTAAATTCACACACTTGTGGCTTCTGGAAAACGGAGACTGGAAGCTTTCCCGGTCATTAAGTTTTGATCATCAACCTAAAGAAAATATTAATCAGGGATCTGTCTTCGAAAACGATCAGACATTCGAATCATGGTTGAAAGAAAACAAAATTCCGGTTTTAGGATTAGGAATTATCGAAGAAGGTGCCTTGAAGCAAGTGAAAGTTTTTGGAGAAATAAAGAAAGGAATTTCGGCACCCTATAATACTTATTTCAATGTGGCTTCGCTCACAAAGCCTGTAACAGCAATGGTGGCATTACGTCTTGTCAGTCTTGGAAAGTTGAAACTGGATGAACCTCTTGATCAGTATTGGACAGATTCGGATATTGCAAATGATTCGAGACGCAAGATGCTTACCACAAGAATTGTTCTTTCTCATCAGACAGGATTCCCGAATTGGAGATGGAACAATAAGGATAAAAAACTAAATTTTGAATTCGACCCCGGAACAAAATATCAATATTCCGGGGAGGGTATGGAATACCTGAGGAAAGCTCTGGAACATAAATTTGGAAAACCTTTGCAGGTGCTGGCTAGTGAACTTATTTTTCAGCCTTTGGGAATGAAAGACACAGACTATATTTGGAATAAGAATTTTGATGAATCAAGGTTTGCAATCGGATATGACAAAGAAGTTAAACCTTACCTGACTGAAAAGAGAACAACTGCCAATGCTGCAGATGACCTGATCACAACGGTAGAAGATTACGGGAACTTTTTAGTAAATGTACTAAAAGGAAGTAATCTAAAATCTGAAGTCTATCAGGAAATGATAAAAAAGCAGGTGAAAACAGGAACAGATAAATATTTTGGGTTAGGCTTTGAAATATATGATCTTGGTAACGGCGAATTTGCTTTGTCACATGGCGGATCCGATAACGGGACACGATGCCTTGTTTTTATATTGCCAAAAACAAAGAATGGAATTCTGATATTTACTAACGCAGATCAAGGCTATAAAGTTTATGAAAAATTGATTCTCCAATATTTGGGGAAACAAGGAAGGAAAATTGTAGATATTGAAATGAAGAAATAA
- a CDS encoding lactonase family protein has product MKFKLIAVLTVAVFASVHLYSQNTYVFFGSFNWDKKAEGLYVYQLNINSGKLTKVTSVRGILNPSYLTLSPDGKYVFACTESKTEEAGSVSSFEFNPDKRTLTYINSQKSGGENPVYITVHKSGKWLINGNYTEGSASVYPVSENGIIQPYVQNFQFSEGSVDSGRQDRAHIHSTVFSSDYRYVFMPDLGADKIRAYRFDQDKKEPLTEIPFTQTVPGSGPRHFTFHPNGKFAYCIEEMGGAVSAYTYEEGKLNNLQRINTHSDQYKEGFESSDIHISPDGRYLYASNRGKENNIAIFSIQADGTLKTIAYQPTGGKHPRVFTIDPTGKFLITANTGSGNAVVFRRNAETGLLTKTGRGAKIKNVSTVQVREY; this is encoded by the coding sequence ATGAAATTCAAATTGATAGCTGTATTGACTGTTGCTGTTTTTGCATCTGTACATCTTTATTCTCAAAACACTTACGTATTTTTTGGTTCCTTCAACTGGGATAAGAAAGCTGAAGGTCTTTATGTATATCAGCTGAATATCAATAGTGGAAAACTTACCAAAGTGACAAGCGTAAGGGGGATTCTGAATCCGTCTTATTTAACCTTATCGCCGGACGGAAAATATGTTTTTGCATGTACAGAAAGTAAAACCGAAGAGGCCGGGAGTGTAAGCAGCTTTGAATTTAATCCGGATAAAAGAACGCTTACTTATATCAACAGTCAGAAAAGCGGTGGAGAAAATCCGGTATATATTACAGTTCATAAAAGTGGAAAATGGCTGATTAATGGTAACTATACGGAAGGTAGTGCTTCTGTATATCCGGTTTCAGAAAATGGGATAATACAACCTTATGTCCAGAATTTTCAGTTTTCCGAAGGTAGCGTGGATTCTGGCAGACAGGATCGTGCTCATATCCATTCAACTGTATTTTCATCAGATTACCGCTATGTTTTTATGCCTGATTTGGGTGCTGATAAAATAAGAGCTTACCGATTCGATCAGGATAAGAAAGAACCATTAACAGAAATTCCTTTTACTCAAACAGTTCCCGGAAGCGGACCACGACATTTTACATTTCATCCGAATGGTAAGTTTGCCTATTGTATCGAAGAAATGGGTGGTGCTGTAAGTGCTTATACTTATGAAGAAGGAAAGCTAAATAATCTGCAGAGAATTAATACTCATTCAGATCAGTATAAAGAAGGTTTTGAGAGTTCCGATATTCATATCTCTCCGGATGGCCGCTATCTCTATGCTTCGAATCGTGGTAAGGAAAATAATATTGCCATATTTTCTATTCAGGCAGATGGCACACTCAAAACAATAGCCTACCAGCCAACGGGAGGAAAACACCCGAGAGTATTTACAATTGATCCTACCGGAAAATTTTTAATTACCGCGAATACAGGAAGCGGAAATGCTGTCGTATTTAGACGGAATGCTGAAACCGGATTGTTGACAAAAACAGGAAGAGGAGCCAAGATAAAAAATGTATCGACGGTACAGGTGAGGGAGTATTGA
- a CDS encoding helix-turn-helix domain-containing protein, with product MSKLKTARELKNLTQEELSEKSKISVRTIQRIEAGTEPKGHTLRALAQALDIEEYALQDKIIISEVEIPKDETNPKEELTEVNYTSVKIINLSSVLFILLPPLNILVPLLLMFTMKQKNNLVKQIISVQIMWTVLAPVVFMLGVFLKLGRQFTLVLMILIVLSNLFIILRNAAGIDKNKRLFYRLNFNMI from the coding sequence ATGTCCAAATTAAAAACTGCCAGAGAATTGAAAAACCTGACACAAGAAGAGTTGTCGGAAAAATCAAAAATATCTGTCAGAACCATTCAGCGTATTGAAGCCGGAACCGAACCTAAAGGTCATACATTAAGGGCTTTGGCTCAGGCATTGGATATAGAAGAATATGCGCTGCAAGACAAGATAATTATTTCTGAAGTTGAGATTCCTAAAGATGAAACAAATCCAAAAGAAGAGCTTACTGAAGTAAATTATACCTCTGTAAAAATTATTAATCTTTCTTCTGTACTTTTTATTTTACTGCCGCCTCTCAATATTTTAGTTCCTTTACTGCTTATGTTTACAATGAAACAAAAAAATAATCTGGTGAAGCAAATTATTTCTGTGCAGATTATGTGGACAGTATTAGCACCTGTTGTGTTTATGTTGGGAGTATTCCTAAAGCTGGGCCGTCAGTTTACATTAGTGTTGATGATTCTCATAGTGCTGTCTAATCTGTTTATTATTTTGCGTAATGCAGCAGGAATAGATAAGAATAAAAGACTGTTCTATAGATTGAATTTCAATATGATATAG
- a CDS encoding CPBP family intramembrane glutamic endopeptidase, whose protein sequence is MENTLTSKPEIRKNIATYLGLTLLLCIPVYYMCIRNGQLGGGAISYAMIIMWCPAIAALLTCRIRKIPIASLGWKWGLTKYQLLAYAIPLLYSVIPYLVVWISGAGGFYNHEFVAETAKGMGWNLPDGIVIFLYILLMGSFGMIRSMSSALGEEIGWRGFLTPQLAKINSYTSTSLWMGVIWSLYHYPLLLFSNYNTGGPKWLALICFTVMIFACCFIFTWFRMKSGSLWTGVILHASHNLFIQAILTPLTIDNGKTMYYIDEFGIGLPIATSIVAFYFWRKRNELPKLQEDVSPSETPIAV, encoded by the coding sequence ATGGAAAATACTTTAACCTCCAAACCGGAGATCAGAAAGAATATTGCCACTTATCTGGGACTAACACTTCTTTTATGTATTCCGGTTTATTATATGTGCATCCGTAATGGCCAACTCGGTGGTGGCGCTATATCTTACGCTATGATTATTATGTGGTGTCCTGCTATTGCTGCTCTGCTTACCTGTCGTATCCGGAAAATCCCCATAGCTTCACTAGGCTGGAAATGGGGACTCACAAAATACCAGTTATTGGCATATGCAATACCACTACTCTATTCAGTCATCCCTTATCTGGTAGTATGGATAAGTGGTGCCGGTGGTTTTTACAATCACGAATTTGTAGCGGAAACTGCCAAAGGAATGGGATGGAACTTACCCGACGGAATTGTAATATTTTTATATATTCTGTTAATGGGCAGCTTTGGAATGATTCGTTCTATGAGTTCTGCTTTGGGTGAAGAAATTGGCTGGCGGGGATTTCTTACTCCCCAACTGGCAAAAATAAATTCCTATACATCTACTTCTCTATGGATGGGTGTTATCTGGTCTCTGTACCATTATCCACTTCTGCTTTTTTCCAACTACAATACTGGTGGGCCTAAATGGCTGGCTTTAATCTGTTTCACAGTTATGATCTTTGCCTGTTGTTTTATTTTCACATGGTTTCGCATGAAATCCGGTAGCCTATGGACTGGTGTTATTTTACATGCCAGTCATAATCTATTTATACAGGCTATACTTACACCACTTACAATAGATAACGGAAAAACTATGTATTATATAGATGAATTTGGAATTGGCTTACCTATTGCAACTTCAATAGTAGCCTTCTACTTCTGGAGGAAAAGAAATGAATTACCAAAGCTACAGGAAGATGTTTCTCCTTCAGAAACACCTATTGCAGTATAG
- a CDS encoding M20/M25/M40 family metallo-hydrolase: MKKIILGIITVLALLVVIVLVKTYTYPFKKVNVNAKSAMNIPQNDSAIYRFSGGLKIPTISTGELGDFDYTSFDQFKKYLKETYPLIYQHTEYQEVNGYGLVFKLKGSNSGLQPILFLSHMDVVPPGDADVKNKEENIFRPQDKPAASPKEVAEDWDYAPFSGAVANGRIYGRGALDMKGMLFSLMESLTTLIKEKHIPQRDIYLAFGFDEEVGGRKGAVKIAEYFKSKGLEFDAVYDEGGIIVEKGSISGINSDVALIGCAEKGFLSAKIKVKGLGGHSSMPPTESAIGKAAVIMQRLEDHQMKPMITPLIQEFFDNVGGAMPFTNRMAIANRWLLNPVLLSQLTKNNSTNALVRTTTALTMMKGSDGTNVLSPEVEFVVNFRLLPGNTVKDVKDHIAKATKGFDVEIEEVDNTREASAVSSTKTKAYKVIESGIKELYPETLVSPYLTVGGTDAYKYQIVSKNIYRFIPFKINHAEQQSIHSTNEYISIENYMRMIRYFEYVMKNYDK; encoded by the coding sequence ATGAAAAAAATTATTTTAGGTATTATAACAGTACTTGCTCTTCTTGTTGTAATTGTATTGGTAAAAACTTATACTTATCCGTTTAAGAAAGTAAATGTAAATGCAAAGTCAGCAATGAATATTCCACAGAATGATTCAGCGATATATCGGTTTTCCGGAGGATTGAAAATTCCGACTATTTCTACGGGGGAGTTAGGTGATTTTGACTATACCAGCTTTGACCAATTTAAAAAATATTTAAAAGAGACTTACCCTCTTATTTATCAGCATACAGAATACCAGGAAGTAAACGGCTACGGATTGGTTTTTAAGTTGAAAGGAAGTAATTCAGGTTTACAGCCTATTCTGTTCCTTTCCCATATGGATGTTGTTCCACCGGGAGACGCTGACGTTAAAAATAAAGAAGAAAATATTTTCAGACCTCAGGATAAACCAGCTGCTTCTCCAAAAGAAGTAGCAGAGGACTGGGATTATGCACCTTTTTCAGGAGCTGTTGCAAACGGTCGTATTTATGGCAGAGGAGCATTGGACATGAAGGGAATGCTATTCTCTTTAATGGAATCTTTAACCACACTTATTAAAGAAAAGCATATACCACAAAGGGATATTTATCTGGCATTCGGTTTCGATGAAGAAGTAGGCGGAAGAAAAGGAGCCGTAAAAATTGCTGAATATTTTAAATCAAAAGGATTGGAATTTGATGCTGTTTACGATGAAGGCGGAATTATTGTAGAAAAGGGAAGTATATCCGGAATCAACTCTGATGTTGCATTAATAGGATGTGCGGAGAAAGGATTTCTTTCTGCCAAAATAAAAGTAAAAGGATTGGGAGGACATTCTTCTATGCCGCCTACGGAAAGTGCAATTGGAAAAGCTGCTGTTATTATGCAACGATTGGAAGATCATCAGATGAAACCAATGATTACTCCACTGATACAGGAGTTTTTTGATAATGTTGGCGGAGCAATGCCTTTTACTAATCGTATGGCTATTGCCAATCGTTGGCTGCTGAATCCTGTTTTGCTTTCACAGCTTACTAAAAATAACTCTACCAATGCATTGGTACGTACAACGACAGCCCTTACAATGATGAAAGGGAGTGATGGGACCAATGTGCTCTCACCTGAAGTAGAATTTGTAGTGAATTTCAGATTACTTCCCGGAAATACTGTGAAAGATGTTAAAGATCATATTGCTAAGGCTACTAAAGGTTTTGATGTGGAAATAGAAGAAGTCGATAATACCAGAGAAGCCTCTGCTGTGTCATCTACCAAAACAAAAGCTTATAAAGTAATAGAATCAGGGATTAAGGAATTGTATCCGGAAACTTTAGTTTCTCCCTATCTTACTGTAGGAGGTACAGATGCTTATAAATATCAGATTGTAAGTAAGAATATTTACAGATTTATTCCATTTAAAATCAATCATGCTGAACAGCAGAGTATCCACAGTACAAATGAATATATCAGTATTGAAAACTATATGCGGATGATTCGCTATTTTGAATATGTGATGAAAAATTATGATAAATAA
- a CDS encoding vitamin K epoxide reductase family protein — MNFDQLIHQLKLDKEEFYFQFNSHPDYPSALALSDTLGFFRIENDAYEIEEDIWGELPDKYVAIVKQDGQSKFTLVQRTKDGYDLFSDKKYHYSEKEFLENVGNFVLIMNDQHQEKSDKIEKKNIFYILIGLFLLISLPFNTLWSNAFNVLSVIGIMLSYELFFQDLGQTSAIISNICGGGAGQGPDERSSCDKVIGSGTFSLFGLKLQDYSFIYFLSLFFIGILIPFSGTVLFVFSTISLLVVAYSLYMQSVVLKAFCKVCLFIAAILIGQFVLSLLKLNGGYHIYPFLISLVLMGGIFGLVYYLKNLNLKYDELKKNHMKNIRFKRNFQLFKRELEAEEPISFENPKELFFVGNPESKLHMAIISNPYCGFCKGGHEIIQKLLDKSEDISVQIRFNYRDFRADENFKKLMSKLYEIYLKDQKEFLNALHFWFEKRDHDVFFKTYGEAEINQPFLHALEIQTLENDKHSLNFTPIFIVNKYKYPSVYEREDIYYFIDDLMEEQ, encoded by the coding sequence ATGAATTTTGACCAGCTCATACACCAGTTAAAACTCGATAAAGAAGAATTTTATTTTCAGTTTAATTCACATCCCGATTACCCGTCAGCACTTGCGTTGAGTGATACATTAGGATTTTTCAGAATAGAGAATGATGCTTATGAAATAGAAGAAGATATATGGGGAGAACTTCCGGATAAATATGTAGCTATAGTAAAACAGGACGGACAAAGTAAATTTACACTGGTACAACGCACAAAAGATGGTTATGATTTGTTCTCGGATAAAAAGTACCATTATTCTGAAAAAGAATTTTTAGAAAATGTTGGTAATTTCGTACTGATCATGAATGATCAGCATCAGGAAAAATCTGATAAAATAGAAAAAAAGAATATATTCTATATACTTATTGGACTGTTTCTGTTAATCAGCTTACCATTTAATACATTATGGAGCAATGCCTTTAACGTTCTAAGTGTTATAGGTATTATGCTTTCCTATGAGCTCTTCTTTCAGGATCTGGGGCAGACATCGGCCATCATTAGCAATATTTGTGGTGGCGGAGCAGGTCAAGGACCCGATGAGCGTTCTTCATGTGATAAAGTAATTGGTTCCGGTACATTTAGCTTGTTTGGACTAAAACTTCAGGACTACAGTTTTATTTATTTCCTGAGCTTATTTTTCATTGGTATATTAATTCCGTTTTCAGGAACTGTTTTATTTGTATTTAGTACAATATCCTTACTTGTGGTGGCCTATTCTTTATATATGCAGTCTGTAGTACTTAAAGCTTTTTGTAAAGTTTGTCTTTTTATAGCAGCAATTCTTATAGGGCAGTTTGTATTAAGTCTTCTGAAATTAAATGGAGGGTACCATATTTATCCGTTCCTGATTTCATTGGTACTTATGGGAGGGATTTTTGGGCTTGTTTATTATCTTAAAAATTTAAATCTGAAATATGATGAACTGAAGAAGAATCATATGAAGAATATAAGATTTAAAAGAAATTTCCAGTTGTTTAAAAGAGAGTTGGAAGCTGAGGAACCTATTAGTTTTGAAAACCCTAAAGAATTATTTTTTGTAGGTAATCCTGAAAGTAAGCTTCATATGGCAATAATTTCCAATCCATACTGTGGTTTTTGTAAAGGAGGACATGAAATTATTCAGAAGCTATTGGATAAATCAGAGGATATTTCGGTTCAGATAAGGTTTAATTATCGTGACTTCCGTGCTGATGAGAATTTTAAAAAGCTCATGTCCAAACTATATGAAATCTATTTAAAAGATCAGAAAGAATTTTTAAATGCACTGCATTTCTGGTTTGAAAAAAGGGACCATGATGTATTCTTTAAGACTTATGGTGAGGCAGAAATTAATCAGCCCTTCCTTCATGCATTGGAAATACAGACATTGGAGAACGATAAACATTCACTGAATTTCACGCCGATATTTATTGTTAATAAGTATAAATATCCGAGTGTATATGAGCGCGAAGATATTTATTATTTTATCGATGATTTAATGGAAGAACAATAG